Genomic segment of Erythrobacter sp. BLCC-B19:
CTGCGCCCAGTCGCGGGTGTCGTGGATGCGGATGATGCCCGAGGGGCCGGAGACACCGACCAGCGTGCCGAGCCAGATCAGCGTGCGGGCGACCCACGGCTTGGCCTTGAACGTCCGGTGAATCATCATCCGGTGCATCCCCACCGAATGGCCGACCAGCAGTGTTGCATAGGTCAGCACGAGGAACAGCCCTACCGCCTGCCACGTCGCCACCATCAGCGCGGCGAGCGTGCCGGCAATCATCGCCCCGTTCCACAGCGCCTTGGGCCCATCGATCCGGACGCGGCCGGCGCGAGGGTCAGCCTCGCTGCCGTCGACCCGGATCACCGGCTCCATCATCCCTGCCGCACCGCCTGATGGCCAAGCGGGCCGTGGCCTGCTCCGTATCCGGGTGCCTGCTCGATCGCGCGGATCACGAATTGCCGCCCAAGCCTGACCGCGTGTTCCAATGGCTGTCCATGGCCGAGCAGGGTCGCGATCGCTGACGACAGCGTGCAGCCGGTGCCGTGCGTGTGCACGGTGTCGATCCGCGCGTGATCGAAGGCGACCGCGCGTTCACCGGGATCGAACAGCACGTCGACGATCCGCTCGCCTCCGCCGTGCCCGCCCTTGGCCAGCACCGCCGCGCCGGTTTCTTGCGAGAGCGCCTCGGCCGCTTCGTACATCGCCTCCGTGTCGCTGACGGTATGCCCAACCAGCGCCTCAAGCTCGGGCAGATTGGGGGTCAGCAGCGCCGCGCGCGGGAAGAGTTCGGTGCGCAAGGCGGCGACAGCGGCAGGTTCGATCAGCGCCGCACCCGAGGTCGCGATCATCACCGGATCGAGCACGATGGGCGCGGTGACACCCTCCAGCGCCTCGGCCACGGCAGCGATTACCGCCGCATCGTGCAGCATCCCGATCTTGATCGCATCGACCCCGATATCGTCGATGCACGAGGCGATCTGGCGCGCCACCATCTCCGGCGCAATCGGCGCGATGCCCTGCACGCCCACCGTATTCTGCGCCGTGATCGCCGTCACCGCCGTCATGGCATAGCCGCCGAGCATGGTGATGGTCTTGATATCGGCCTGGATCCCCGCGCCGCCCGAGGAATCCGAACCGGCGATGCTGAGGATGCGCGGGGGCTTGTTCATGCCCGCAGCCCTAGCAGCCTGGTGGCTGTTTCGGGATGGTTTTTTGCGCCCGCTCAGGCGTCGGCGTTGTGGCGCAGCAGGTTGTGGTAGACCCCGGTGAGTGCGACGATGGCGGGATCGTCGATGCCGTTCTGGCTGGCGAGCGACTGGATCGCCTGATCCATCCGGAACAGGTTGGTGCGCACTGTCGCATCGCGCACCATCGACTGGATCCAGAAGAAGCTCGCCACTCTCCGGCCCCTCGTCACCGGCTCGACCCGGTGGAGCGAGGAGGAGGGGTAGAGCACCCCGTGCCCCGCCGGCAGCTTGACCTGCTGGGGGCCGAAATCGGTCTCGATCACCAACTCGCCCCCGTCATAGGCATCCGGGTCTTCGAGGAAGATCGTCATCGACAGGTCGGCGCGCACCCGCCAATCGGTGCCCGCGCGCACGCGCAGGGCGTTGTCGACATGGTTCCCGAACGCCTGCCCGCCCGCATAGGAATTGAACATCGGCGGGTAGAGCCGGTGCGGCAGGGCTGCGGAAATGAACAGCGGGTTCGCCTGCAAGGCCGCCATGACCATCTGCCCGCCGGTCTTTGCGGCCTCGCTGTCTTCAGGCAGCTGGAGGTTATTCTTCACCATCCTTGCCTGGGTGCCGGACGTCACCGTCCCGTCGGTCCATTCGGCCGCGTCGATCAGGGCGCGCAGGGCTGCGGTCTGGGTGGCAGTGAGGATCTGGGGTATCGCAATCAGCACGTTCGCGGCCTTTTCTGCCAGAGGTGAGGACGAAAGGAATTTCGACGATGCCGCGCACCTTGACCGCCTGCCCGTCGCGGCGGACGGGTTGCCAGCGCCAGCCCCTTACCGCCTTCAAGGCTGCATCGTCGAGCCGGGGCGAGCCGCTGGAGCGGGCGATGGAGATCGCCTCCACCCGCCCGTCGGTGCCGACGATCACCAGCAGTTCGACCGTCCCCTGCTCGCGCTTGCGGCGGCTTTCGTGCGGATAGCGCGGCGGCGCGCCCGCGATCAGGGTGGAATCGAGCGCGTTGGAGCTGATCGTCGCCGGGCCGGATGCGGCGGGCGCGCGGGCCGGGGCGGCGGCAGCGGCGGC
This window contains:
- the thiD gene encoding bifunctional hydroxymethylpyrimidine kinase/phosphomethylpyrimidine kinase; translation: MNKPPRILSIAGSDSSGGAGIQADIKTITMLGGYAMTAVTAITAQNTVGVQGIAPIAPEMVARQIASCIDDIGVDAIKIGMLHDAAVIAAVAEALEGVTAPIVLDPVMIATSGAALIEPAAVAALRTELFPRAALLTPNLPELEALVGHTVSDTEAMYEAAEALSQETGAAVLAKGGHGGGERIVDVLFDPGERAVAFDHARIDTVHTHGTGCTLSSAIATLLGHGQPLEHAVRLGRQFVIRAIEQAPGYGAGHGPLGHQAVRQG
- a CDS encoding Fe2+-dependent dioxygenase, translated to MPQILTATQTAALRALIDAAEWTDGTVTSGTQARMVKNNLQLPEDSEAAKTGGQMVMAALQANPLFISAALPHRLYPPMFNSYAGGQAFGNHVDNALRVRAGTDWRVRADLSMTIFLEDPDAYDGGELVIETDFGPQQVKLPAGHGVLYPSSSLHRVEPVTRGRRVASFFWIQSMVRDATVRTNLFRMDQAIQSLASQNGIDDPAIVALTGVYHNLLRHNADA
- a CDS encoding energy transducer TonB; protein product: MAQAIASARGLGGFGATRPPSLRAIMLTVAAHAAVLPIALSLGHAVSAAPEERLLMVDLAAAAPPPPPPPAPPPPDPQSRSLPPPVPGVPPVALPLSLPNAPALPEQAQPQPSAAPAPAAAPAAAAAAPARAPAASGPATISSNALDSTLIAGAPPRYPHESRRKREQGTVELLVIVGTDGRVEAISIARSSGSPRLDDAALKAVRGWRWQPVRRDGQAVKVRGIVEIPFVLTSGRKGRERADCDTPDPHCHPDRSPARPDRRGRMDRRDGDVRHPGKDGEE